AACTATAAACGGTTAATCGGCCTGAGCAATTTTTGAACGCGCACCCTTTACGAAATTATTAAGATACAGCTTATTTTATTATTTATTTGGTTTAATTATGAGTACTGGGGAAATCAATACAACTAGTTGGGTGGCTTATCGCAGTTCTATTGAAAAGCCCGCTATTTTAGATGAATTACTAAGCGCGGCAATTTCGGGCGATAATGACCAACTTTTAAAAATACTTAAAGATAATTTTTCAGCAATTATCAATAGCGATGCAATTAGTGATCCCGAAATTAAGGCTAATATTAAAACAATCGGATTAAAAATTGCAAACGCTGATCCTAGTGCATTAGTTGATACCGTAAAATCTCTCACCGGGATTAAAAAATTAATTAATGGACAAAATGGTAAATCTACTCAGACAAATATTAATGATTTAAATAATAATATTCTCGAATTAAGTTTAGTGTATTTTGCCCTTTCTAGTAGAGATGGAACAAGTGGTATAGTAATTAATGAAACGATAAGAATAGTTCAGACATTGCAGAAAAATTTAATAGATTTTCTTAAAACAAATATGCAAATGTTTGAACATAAAGGCCAATCGCATTTTTTAACATCTGATAAATGTCTAAGGTATATAAGAAAGATTATAGATAATATACAAGAAATATACCGAATAGCCACGAAATCAGAATTATCGAAAGAACAAAATATAAAAAAGATAAAAGAATGCCTTGAAAAAATAGCCAAGCTGCTTAAAAAAGCCGAACAATTAATAAAGGGCGAAAAAGTTGACGATGACGATAAAGATGATGATGATGACGAACCTCAATTGCCTCGTTGTATAATAGCAGATGAATTGCAAATTTTAGGGGATTCGCCAAAATTATACTCGTCTGAAAGAAAAAGTATTTTTGCACCACCAATTGCCAGTGTTGCAAATTTTGATGCGGGCGTAGAATTAGCTGTCGCAAGTGGTAAGCAGAAAAAAATAGTAAGATATAATACTCATGGGGTATATTTAAGAAATACTAATGCTTTTGCAAGTGTTAGTCACCCAGCATCAACTAAATCAGAACTACAACAAACATTACAAGAATCGAGTTCACCAGTTTTAGAATTAACTGCCGTAGATAAAGAAGTGTTAGACAATTCCGGAAAAGTATTAAATAATGCTACAATGATGATATTATGTGCTTTACTAATGCTGAGTTTACTAGCAAGTTTAAAACGATAATATATTTCACCCTAATCCACGTACTGCCCGCGGCACATCAAGAATTAATATGGGATTGCCATCACCTAAAATAGCAGCACCCGAATAAGCGTCAAGTCTATCGAGTGGATCTCCAAGTGGTTTAACAACTGCATCATGATGACCAACAAGTTTTTGTACTGCCAAGCCGATTAACTCGCGACCATCTTCGATTATAACTACATATTCAGCCAGGCGAGAGGGGTTTTTTAAATGTAATAATTCAGCTAGTTCGATAATCGGAACTTTAGTGTTTTGAAATGAAAGGTAGCTAGTACCATCAGATTCGTAAGCAACTTTAGTGCCTTTTTCGCGAATAGTTAATACTTTTGCCAGTGGTATCGCGAATACTATTGAAGCAGATTCAACTAATAAAACTGGAACGATTGCTAAAGTAAGCGGCAGGCGTAAAATAAACTTAGTATAACATCCAATCTCACTTTCAATATCAAGACTACCGCCTAGGCTTTCGATGCGGGCGCGTACTGCATCCATGCCAACGCCACGTCCAGAGATATCGCTTACTTCAGTTTTGCTCGAAAAACCCGGCAAGCAAATAAGAAAGTAACTATCACGTAGAGAGAGGTGCTCACTTTCTTGATGTGAGATTAGACCACGACTAAGCGCCACCTGCCTAAGCATTAGCGGGTCAAGCCCACGACCATCATCACTAATAGTTACTAATACCGCATCGCGGTCACGTGCTGCGGTTATGGTTATTTTGCCAGCTAGAGTTTTACCACTTGCTTGGCGTTCATTAGGTAATTCAATACCATGGTCGATGGCATTACGCAGGGTATGGATAAAGGCAGAATCGAGTTGATCAAGTATGGCTCGGTCAAGTTCAATTTCACTACCAATTATTTCAAGCTCGACTTCTTTGCTTAACGAGCGACATAGATCACGAACAATACGTGGTAAGCGTTCGGTTAACGTACGTAAAGGCATCATACGTACGGCCATGACTTGATCATGAATTTCACGAATACGAGCAGTTAAAACATCAAGGGCAGCGCGCAACTCTGGCCGTTCGATATCATCAAGCAGACTAACAATCCGTTCACGTGCAATAAAAAGCTCACCAACAGAATTAATGAAATTATCAAGTATTTCAGTGCGCACTCGTACTGTTGAGCTGCTTTTAGGATTTTCATTAACAGCAGCAATAGAACGTATGGGTTTAAAATTTTCAGGTAGGTCAGCAGCTGTAAAAGATAGCGATTCAATTTCTGAGTTATAAGCAAGCGCTTTGCGAATAGCGTCTTCATCAGCGTTGCGAATTATTATCTGCAACTCTGATACTATATATTCTGTATTTTTTAATTCAGCGGTAGTGGGTTTGGTCGCAATAATTGTACTAAATTTGCCAAGCTGACGATAAATGAGCAATGCCCTAACGTTTGCTGCAGGTACGTTAGCTCCTAAGCGTATAGACAAAGTGCTGATATCAACTTCATTGCTATTGGCTAAAATAGCGGTTGTTGATGCTAGCGATGCACTTTCATTGCTTTTTGGCGGTAAATCTGGGTTTTTTTCAGTAGCAGCAACTTTGCTTAAAGCTTCATTTTCAGCAACTAAAGCTGCGACCAACGATGAATAGGCGTCAACTTTTTGATCCTCAACAATATTATCAATTTGTGAACTTAATGCATCAATACTGCCCAACAATAAATCGATAGTGTTTTTAGCAATAGGGCGTTTATTGCTGCGACAAGTATCAACAACATCTTCAATACGATGAGACAATAGCGCCACTTCGCCATAATCCATGGCACCGGCCATGCCTTTTATTGAATGCGCGTGACGAAATATTTCATCAATTAGAGCAATAAAATTTGAGTTTGATTCAATATCAACAAGCAAACGTGAGAGTTCGCCTAAATGCTCGCGGCTCTCTTCAATAAAGAGAGTCTTGTATTTGTTGTTATCCACGGTGCCAAAGAGCCCGAGGCAAGAAGGTAATATTTAGTAAATCAGCCGCCGCTACCGAGTACTTTTTGCACAACTCGGTGAACGTCATCTGGTTTAAATGGTTTGACCACGAAGTCAGCAGCACCGGCTTCGATAGCCTCCATTACTAAAGATTCTTGGCCAAGTGCACTACACATGATCACGATGGCGTTTTTATCGATGGCCAAAATTTCTTTGGTAGCCTCGATACCGCTTTTAAACGGCATTACGATGTCCATGGTAGTAAGACCTGGTCGGAGCTCGCGAAATTTTTCCACAGCCTCTACGCCATTTGCAGCTTCGCCAACAATCTCAAATTGCTCATCATTAAAGATGTCTTTGAGCATGTTGCGCATGAAAATGGCGTCATCGACGACCAGTACTCGGGTTTTGGTCATACCGTGACTCCTTGCAAGGACAACTTGCTATCAATATTACCAAATAAACGGCTCAAGCTTTCGAGTAAAGATGTAAGCGCTAATACTTTAACAAGTCGAAGACTGACCTGGGCAGCCCAAGCTATGCATTCTTGCGGCGGTATTGGTACAACAAGGAGGTCGTTGCGTGGGAGGATCCCCCAAATGTGCGATACTTTAAATCCCAATTGTGTAGAACTACGCACATTTTGGCGCAAAATTACCGCCTGCGTACTTTTTTGTGATGAGGCGCTAAGATTAAGAATTTTAGCAGGATCAACAATAGTAACAATGTTACCGTGATGATTGAGAATACCTAATACCACCTCAGGTGCCAGAGGCACTGGTGCAATATGCCCAAGTTCGATAACTTGAAAAACATTACTTACATCAATAGCGAAAGTGTCTATGCGATCAGAATCCTTTTTGGTGCCAATATCAAATAGCAGAAAAGGCCCACCCATATTAGCTGCAAGGTTTTCGTTCATCTTATATCTCGTGGGCGATTAAGGGATTTTGTCTCAGAAGTTAAGTTAAAGCGAGTGATTACTGCCTCTAACTCGCGTGAAAGATTAGTAAGATCAACAGCACTTGAAGCCATTGCCTGCATAGAAGCTGATTGTTTTTCGATTGCAGAGGAAACTTCTAAAGTGGTCACGGCATTATTTTCAGCCACATTTGAAATATTTTCTATGGCCTCAACCATCTCGCGCGCACCTTTTAATTGTTCGCTGGTAATTCGGCTAATTTGTACAACCACGTTAACGCCTTTCATGGCGGTAACTGCTATATCATCAAGCGAGTGGACGATAGAATTCATATCTTCGCGTCCATCAGCTAACTCTTGGGTTGACTCACGCATTGCCACCACAGCACTTTCTGCCTCACCTAATGACTCATGAATAAGCTTAGCGATTTGGTCGGCTGAGCGCGAGCTATTTTCTGCAAGTTTGCGAATTTCATCAGCAACCACTGCGAAACCACGACCATATTCGCCGGCACGAGCCGCCTCAATGGTAGCATTGAGTGCCAGCAGGTTGGTCTGCTGCGATAATTTGGTGATAACTTCAACAATCTGTCCCACTTCTTTGGATTTTTCCCCAAAGCGGACTACTCGGCCACCAGTATCTTCAATTTTTTCAAAAACTTTACGCAATTTATCAACAGCTTGTTTGCCTACCTGCGATCCTGATTGTGCAACCGAGGCGGTTTCATTAGACGCCACAGCAGCATCTTGGGCGCCGCGCGCGGTGCGCTCAATGCCTTCAGCGATTTCGGTAATGATTTTACTAGCGCGTTCAACCAGGTTGGTTTGCAATCCGGCGCCTTTACCGATTTGATCAATAGAGGTGGTAACTTCTTCAGTGGCAGCGTTTACCCCTTCAGCGCTATGCGAAAGATGGTGAGCGCTATCAGCCACTGCCGCAGCAGTACGTTGAATGTGCGACACCAGCTCGCGTAAATTTTCAAGCATGTAATTAATTGAACTAGCAAGCGCATCAACTTCGTCAGGGATAGTACTGGGATGGGTGAAGCGGGCATAATGTGATAAATCACCCCGTGATACGCGACCGGCAAAATCGGATAACGTACGAACATTATAAGCTAGTGCACCAGTTAAAATATTACTGCCAATCAGGCCGAAGAGAATTACGCAAAGTGCAGCAACTACGGTGAGAATTGCTAAATCAGATATATATTGAGAGGCCCAAAGTGGTACAATGGCGCTTAAAAGCGAGACGCCAACAAAACCACCTAAGAGCTTTAAACGTAAAATGCTGCGCACAAATGAATTGTGAGCGAAAACGCGGGGTAAGGTCAAACGCTCACGTGACTTTGTTCGATCTTTCTTAATTATTATTAAAATGATCAAAAGCTTTTGGCGATATAAAATTGGTACCACCAAGAGTTAAACCGACTTGCTTGGTCACGCTACCAACTTTAGTGAGTTTGATGCCTAGTCGTGCTGCGTGCTGCTGAATATTGGATGTGCGGTGCGCAGCCGCAGCAATTACAAGCTCAAAATCTTCACCACCATATAGTGCATAATGCTTTGCTGATAGCTGCCATTGTTTGCAATTGCGCTTAACTAAAGAAGAAATTGGCAGTAGGGCAGGATCAAGCTCAACGCCTAAATTAGGTGGTACTAAATGCAATGCATCACCAGCAAGGCCATCAGATACGTCAGCACAGCTATGTACACCAGGGAGGGTGGCAAGCAAACAACCCAAGGAAATTTGTGGCAACGGGCGTAATTGTCGCCTTGCTAATGCAGGCATAACATTAAAACCATGCTGAAAACCATGCAAAGCAACACCGGCGGCTCCCAGAGTGCCAGAGACCAAAATTATATCACCAAGGCGGGCATGATGACGATGCATCACTTTTTTTGCCTTGATGCTACCGATAGCCGTAACAGCAACAACTAAAGGGCCATCAGTTGCTGAAAGGTCGCCACCAATAACTGGTGCACCAAAACCAGAGCCCACTTGATGCATTTGTTTGATTAACGAAAGTACGTCTCGCACTTGATCATTTGCGCGCAAAGCTAATGATAGCAGTAGCGCTTGCGGCTGTGCGCCCATTGCTGCCAAGTCTGAAAGATTTGCCGCAGCGGCTTTATGGCCAATATCAGCAAAGGTTGCCCAGCTTAGCTGAAAATCTTTATTTTCTACGAGCATATCAGTAGTTAGGACGACATCACCTTTGGCCGCGAGTACCGCGGCATCATCACCAACCCCAACAATGATACCGGTTTGCTTAAGCGACGATGTTTTTAATTTAGTGTGCGGTTTAAGGGTTGTACTACCAAGTTGACGAGCAATAGCAGCAAGTAATCCTTGCTCACCAATGTCTGCAACAGTTTTATTTTTTATGCTTCGCATGAAAAAACTCTTTATAACCTAAATAATCGATGATTAGCTATATCGATAATGAATGAATTTTGATCAATATGAGTAAATTGACGTCAATTAATATAACTTGTTGAAATAAAACGCAATTTTGTTGTTGGGCAGTAAAAAAATCATTGATCAAGATATTAACAAAATGTATAGTAACAATATACATTTTGTAAAAGAGGGCTAACGATGCAGGCATCAATAGTAGATTTGCGTTATAAAATGAAGGAAGTACTTAAAGCACTTAGTCGACATGAGCGTGTTAAGATACTCTATCATGGTAAAGTCAGAGGTACTATCATCCCCAATTCTAAAAAACCTAAGCTAAAAGTTTCAGAACACGAATTTTTCGGCATGACCAAAGACGGCTGCGAAAAGGTAACAGAAACACTGAATCAGTTACGGGGTGGGAGATATAATGCTGTTTGATACAGATATTCTAATTTGGATTCAGAAAGGTAATATCAAAGCCGCACATTTGGTAGACAATAGTGTAGAACGATTAATATCGGTGCAAACGTATATGGAATTATTGCAATGTGCACAAAACAAAAAACAACTCACGGCAACCAGAAATTTTCTTACCGATTTTGATTTTAAAGTTTTACCGCTAAGTGAAAACATCGGTCATCGGGCTTCTATTTATCTTGAGGAATATTCACTTGCTTGTGGATTACGTGCAGGTGATGCCATTATCGCAGCCACAGCAACTGAAAATAACCTGATTTTATCAAGCTCTAATGCCAAACATTTCAAAGCTATCCGAGATTTGAAACTGAAAGTTTTCAAACCCTAAGGTGTTTATTATAATTTCAGGCCAGCCAAGCCGACTGGCATTGGTACTGGCAACATTGGTGCCAGACACCGTGTGCAGTGGAGTTATTTAAAATACCGAAACGGTGAAGATTGCGAAAAATATTTGCCGCAAATATAGCCATCTATTTCTTCAGCTGAATCCCAAATAGTACGAACGTGTATCCACGGATAATTTTTTGCTTCTATAGTGCAATTTTGGTCGCTGGTATCGAGATATTCAAATACGGTGGCAAAAACTGCGGTGTCAATTTTATCAGATGCAATGGCAGGTTTTTGGTGAACTTTAACATTGCTTGCAGTGCACCATCCGAATTTTTGGCTATTGAAAATTTGGTTTTGAGAATCCCATATTATAATGGGTATACTATGTTCGGCATCAACATAGCTTAAAGAATCAGAGCTCATCGATGTGAAATAACTGGAGAGGAAACCATTGTAGATTGCTTTAAACTGACTGCCCTGGTTGATTAGAATAACCCAC
The DNA window shown above is from Deltaproteobacteria bacterium and carries:
- a CDS encoding type II toxin-antitoxin system VapC family toxin, which encodes MLFDTDILIWIQKGNIKAAHLVDNSVERLISVQTYMELLQCAQNKKQLTATRNFLTDFDFKVLPLSENIGHRASIYLEEYSLACGLRAGDAIIAATATENNLILSSSNAKHFKAIRDLKLKVFKP
- a CDS encoding methyl-accepting chemotaxis protein gives rise to the protein MRSILRLKLLGGFVGVSLLSAIVPLWASQYISDLAILTVVAALCVILFGLIGSNILTGALAYNVRTLSDFAGRVSRGDLSHYARFTHPSTIPDEVDALASSINYMLENLRELVSHIQRTAAAVADSAHHLSHSAEGVNAATEEVTTSIDQIGKGAGLQTNLVERASKIITEIAEGIERTARGAQDAAVASNETASVAQSGSQVGKQAVDKLRKVFEKIEDTGGRVVRFGEKSKEVGQIVEVITKLSQQTNLLALNATIEAARAGEYGRGFAVVADEIRKLAENSSRSADQIAKLIHESLGEAESAVVAMRESTQELADGREDMNSIVHSLDDIAVTAMKGVNVVVQISRITSEQLKGAREMVEAIENISNVAENNAVTTLEVSSAIEKQSASMQAMASSAVDLTNLSRELEAVITRFNLTSETKSLNRPRDIR
- a CDS encoding response regulator, whose translation is MTKTRVLVVDDAIFMRNMLKDIFNDEQFEIVGEAANGVEAVEKFRELRPGLTTMDIVMPFKSGIEATKEILAIDKNAIVIMCSALGQESLVMEAIEAGAADFVVKPFKPDDVHRVVQKVLGSGG
- a CDS encoding type II toxin-antitoxin system Phd/YefM family antitoxin; this translates as MQASIVDLRYKMKEVLKALSRHERVKILYHGKVRGTIIPNSKKPKLKVSEHEFFGMTKDGCEKVTETLNQLRGGRYNAV
- a CDS encoding chemotaxis protein CheW, which translates into the protein MNENLAANMGGPFLLFDIGTKKDSDRIDTFAIDVSNVFQVIELGHIAPVPLAPEVVLGILNHHGNIVTIVDPAKILNLSASSQKSTQAVILRQNVRSSTQLGFKVSHIWGILPRNDLLVVPIPPQECIAWAAQVSLRLVKVLALTSLLESLSRLFGNIDSKLSLQGVTV
- a CDS encoding chemotaxis protein CheA, which codes for MDNNKYKTLFIEESREHLGELSRLLVDIESNSNFIALIDEIFRHAHSIKGMAGAMDYGEVALLSHRIEDVVDTCRSNKRPIAKNTIDLLLGSIDALSSQIDNIVEDQKVDAYSSLVAALVAENEALSKVAATEKNPDLPPKSNESASLASTTAILANSNEVDISTLSIRLGANVPAANVRALLIYRQLGKFSTIIATKPTTAELKNTEYIVSELQIIIRNADEDAIRKALAYNSEIESLSFTAADLPENFKPIRSIAAVNENPKSSSTVRVRTEILDNFINSVGELFIARERIVSLLDDIERPELRAALDVLTARIREIHDQVMAVRMMPLRTLTERLPRIVRDLCRSLSKEVELEIIGSEIELDRAILDQLDSAFIHTLRNAIDHGIELPNERQASGKTLAGKITITAARDRDAVLVTISDDGRGLDPLMLRQVALSRGLISHQESEHLSLRDSYFLICLPGFSSKTEVSDISGRGVGMDAVRARIESLGGSLDIESEIGCYTKFILRLPLTLAIVPVLLVESASIVFAIPLAKVLTIREKGTKVAYESDGTSYLSFQNTKVPIIELAELLHLKNPSRLAEYVVIIEDGRELIGLAVQKLVGHHDAVVKPLGDPLDRLDAYSGAAILGDGNPILILDVPRAVRGLG
- the thiL gene encoding thiamine-phosphate kinase, whose amino-acid sequence is MRSIKNKTVADIGEQGLLAAIARQLGSTTLKPHTKLKTSSLKQTGIIVGVGDDAAVLAAKGDVVLTTDMLVENKDFQLSWATFADIGHKAAAANLSDLAAMGAQPQALLLSLALRANDQVRDVLSLIKQMHQVGSGFGAPVIGGDLSATDGPLVVAVTAIGSIKAKKVMHRHHARLGDIILVSGTLGAAGVALHGFQHGFNVMPALARRQLRPLPQISLGCLLATLPGVHSCADVSDGLAGDALHLVPPNLGVELDPALLPISSLVKRNCKQWQLSAKHYALYGGEDFELVIAAAAHRTSNIQQHAARLGIKLTKVGSVTKQVGLTLGGTNFISPKAFDHFNNN